One Halichoerus grypus chromosome 1, mHalGry1.hap1.1, whole genome shotgun sequence genomic region harbors:
- the LOC118548146 gene encoding neurturin: protein MQRWKAAALASVLCSSVLSIWMCRDGLLLSHHLGPSLTPLRRPPRTLDARIARLAQYRALLQGAPDAVELRQLTPWAGRPPRPRRRAGLRRRRARARSGTRPCGLRELEVRVSELGLGYASDETVLFRYCAGACEAAARVYDLGLRRLRQRRRVRRERVRAQPCCRPTAYEDEVSFLDAHSRYHTVHELSARECACV, encoded by the exons ATGCAGCGCTGGAAGGCGGCAGCCTTGGCCTCGGTGCTCTGCAGTTCGGTGCTCTCCATCTGGATGTGTCGGGACGGCCTGCTCCTCAGTCACCACCTGGGACCCTCGCTGACCCCACTGCGCCGGCCGCCTCGCACCCTGGACGCCCGGATCGCCCGCCTGGCCCAGT ATCGTGCACTGCTGCAGGGCGCCCCGGACGCAGTGGAGCTGCGCCAGCTGACGCCCTGGGCCGGCAGGCCCCCGCGCCCGCGCCGTCGGGCGGGGCTCCGGCGgaggcgcgcgcgcgcgcgatCGGGGACGCGGCCGTGCGGGCTGCGCGAGCTGGAAGTGCGCGTGAGCGAGCTGGGCTTGGGCTACGCGTCCGACGAGACGGTGCTGTTCCGCTACTGCGCAGGCGCCTGCGAAGCGGCTGCGCGCGTCTACGACCTGGGGCTGCGGCGGCTTCGGCAGCGGCGGCGCGTTCGGCGGGAGCGGGTGCGCGCGCAGCCCTGCTGCCGCCCGACGGCCTACGAGGACGAGGTGTCCTTCCTGGACGCGCACAGCCGCTACCACACGGTCCACGAGCTGTCGGCGCGCGAGTGTGCCTGCGTCTGA